In one window of Pseudoalteromonas espejiana DSM 9414 DNA:
- the eda gene encoding bifunctional 4-hydroxy-2-oxoglutarate aldolase/2-dehydro-3-deoxy-phosphogluconate aldolase gives MTRFSELMAGQTLLPIIQADTPEQGVHIAKAMAEAGLTLVEVVLRTEASIDALKAIKEQVPQLKVGAGTVINETILKQALDAGSDFIVTPAVSPKLLSELVKCGVPVLPGVSNTGDILMALEYGFEEQKLFPASLAGGAPFVSAVSSVFRSVSFCPTGGVSEANKMDYLSLNNVFAVGGTWVAKKEWVAQGNWQAITDSCIEALK, from the coding sequence ATGACTCGCTTTTCTGAACTTATGGCAGGCCAAACTCTGCTACCTATAATTCAAGCCGACACGCCAGAGCAAGGCGTACACATTGCAAAAGCAATGGCAGAAGCAGGCCTTACACTGGTCGAAGTCGTTTTAAGAACAGAGGCGTCAATTGATGCGCTCAAAGCTATCAAAGAGCAAGTTCCTCAACTTAAAGTAGGTGCTGGCACCGTTATTAACGAAACCATTTTAAAGCAAGCACTCGATGCAGGCTCTGACTTTATTGTAACTCCAGCGGTATCTCCTAAACTATTAAGTGAATTAGTTAAATGCGGTGTACCTGTATTACCGGGTGTTTCTAACACGGGTGATATTTTAATGGCGCTAGAATACGGCTTTGAAGAGCAAAAACTATTTCCAGCATCGCTTGCTGGTGGTGCGCCGTTTGTATCTGCTGTGTCATCGGTATTTCGTTCAGTGAGCTTTTGCCCAACTGGTGGTGTAAGCGAAGCAAACAAAATGGATTACCTTTCTTTAAATAATGTATTTGCAGTAGGCGGTACTTGGGTTGCGAAAAAAGAATGGGTTGCACAAGGTAATTGGCAAGCCATTACAGACTCTTGTATCGAGGCTTTAAAATAG
- a CDS encoding sugar kinase — translation MKNIYFIGECMIELRATVPSTLHQSFAGDVYNSAVYLKRCFAEIETSVVTALGEDNLSKKMRERFVSEQLNTQFVFSHNTKVPGMYYIETDDEGERSFIYWRDDSAAKKVVEFMSEDIVKQLSTGDMFFFSGISLAVIENQARPQFWEIVKQLKAAGVKIVFDPNYRARLWDSVEQTKQQYDTAFSLCDITLPGVEDLETLYNVKSVEAVIEYLTPYNIDEIVVKNGPDSVITKEGQTLQSHSITPVKNVVDTTSAGDAFNGVYLGARLDGRTISDAVKLGAKAAGTVIQQPGAIAPKDVFQQAMAQTGL, via the coding sequence ATGAAAAATATTTACTTTATTGGCGAGTGTATGATTGAGCTTAGAGCAACCGTTCCCTCAACATTGCATCAGTCGTTTGCAGGTGATGTTTATAATTCGGCTGTATATTTAAAGCGCTGCTTTGCGGAAATAGAAACATCTGTAGTCACCGCATTGGGCGAAGATAACTTAAGTAAAAAAATGCGTGAGCGCTTTGTAAGCGAGCAGCTAAATACACAGTTTGTATTTAGCCATAACACCAAAGTGCCGGGTATGTATTACATAGAAACCGATGACGAAGGTGAGCGCAGCTTTATTTACTGGCGCGATGACTCAGCAGCTAAAAAAGTAGTTGAGTTTATGAGCGAAGATATAGTTAAACAGCTTAGCACTGGCGATATGTTTTTCTTTTCGGGGATTTCTCTAGCGGTTATTGAAAACCAAGCAAGGCCGCAATTTTGGGAAATAGTTAAACAGCTCAAAGCGGCTGGGGTAAAAATAGTATTTGATCCTAACTACCGTGCGCGCTTATGGGATAGCGTTGAGCAAACTAAGCAGCAGTACGATACGGCATTTAGTTTGTGTGACATTACACTGCCAGGCGTAGAAGACTTAGAAACACTTTATAACGTTAAAAGTGTTGAAGCGGTGATTGAATATTTAACTCCCTACAATATTGACGAAATTGTAGTAAAAAATGGCCCTGACTCTGTAATAACAAAAGAAGGTCAAACACTTCAAAGCCACAGCATTACACCTGTAAAAAATGTGGTTGATACCACTTCGGCTGGTGATGCATTTAATGGTGTTTATTTAGGGGCCCGTTTAGATGGCCGTACTATAAGTGATGCGGTAAAACTAGGTGCAAAAGCCGCCGGTACGGTTATCCAGCAACCAGGTGCAATAGCACCAAAAGATGTATTTCAACAGGCTATGGCGCAAACAGGGCTATAA
- a CDS encoding MFS transporter, which yields MKIQGLRWWVIVLIALATIINYIDRQALSVLWPDIVEEMFPDESALERKQIYANISIVFVFAYAFGQAIFGKIFDWVGTRLGFVLSIGVWSLATIAHAFAQGVLSLSIFRAILGVAEAGNWPGAAKGNAEWFPTKERALAQGIFNSGAAIGGIIAIPLIAYLTVYFSWQMVFVFVGALGFLWLVPWIILVKAPPGSHPWISEEEREYILTGQRRVDDNGDVTSDDEEEYNPSTGELLSRKQSWGVIIASAAIDPIWWLFVFWIPIYLNEVYAMDVKSIGIYGWVPYVGAMFGAWFGGLLAQNRLKAGWNTDKTRKLTITLGCLIMLPALLAMANPGGPTTAVLIMAVILFGFQTAIGNVQTLPSDLLGKKAVGTLSGFSGMAAKLGAVGLTSLVPILTADGNYTPAFVIGASLAIIAMAAVWILIPKIEPLKKPD from the coding sequence ATGAAAATTCAAGGCTTACGCTGGTGGGTTATCGTGCTTATTGCACTTGCTACCATTATTAACTACATCGACCGTCAAGCGCTTAGCGTTTTATGGCCAGACATAGTAGAAGAAATGTTCCCTGATGAATCAGCATTAGAGCGCAAACAAATTTACGCTAACATCTCTATTGTATTTGTATTTGCTTATGCATTTGGCCAAGCCATTTTTGGCAAAATATTTGACTGGGTTGGCACACGCTTAGGCTTTGTATTATCAATTGGTGTGTGGTCATTAGCAACTATTGCACATGCTTTTGCGCAAGGCGTTTTAAGCTTAAGTATTTTTCGCGCTATTTTAGGTGTGGCTGAGGCGGGTAACTGGCCAGGTGCTGCTAAAGGGAACGCAGAATGGTTTCCCACTAAAGAGCGTGCCTTAGCACAGGGTATATTTAATTCAGGTGCGGCTATTGGTGGCATTATTGCTATTCCGCTTATTGCTTATTTAACCGTGTACTTTAGCTGGCAAATGGTGTTTGTTTTTGTCGGTGCGTTAGGCTTTTTATGGTTAGTGCCGTGGATTATTTTAGTAAAAGCGCCACCAGGTAGCCATCCATGGATATCTGAAGAAGAGCGTGAATATATTTTAACAGGCCAACGTCGTGTAGATGATAATGGCGATGTAACTAGCGATGACGAAGAAGAATATAATCCGTCAACTGGCGAGCTACTTTCTCGTAAGCAAAGTTGGGGCGTTATTATAGCGTCTGCTGCCATCGACCCAATTTGGTGGTTATTTGTATTTTGGATCCCAATTTACCTAAACGAAGTATACGCAATGGATGTTAAATCTATTGGTATATACGGCTGGGTGCCTTATGTAGGGGCCATGTTTGGCGCATGGTTTGGTGGTCTATTAGCGCAAAACCGTTTAAAAGCAGGTTGGAATACAGACAAAACACGTAAGCTTACTATTACCTTAGGTTGTTTAATTATGCTGCCAGCATTGCTTGCAATGGCAAACCCAGGCGGCCCAACTACAGCGGTACTTATTATGGCTGTTATATTGTTTGGCTTTCAAACCGCTATTGGTAACGTACAAACTCTACCAAGTGACCTGTTAGGTAAAAAGGCAGTGGGTACGTTATCGGGCTTCTCCGGTATGGCTGCAAAATTAGGCGCGGTAGGACTTACTTCATTAGTGCCTATTTTAACCGCTGATGGCAACTACACGCCTGCATTTGTAATAGGCGCTTCGCTTGCCATTATTGCAATGGCTGCTGTATGGATTTTAATTCCAAAAATCGAACCTCTTAAAAAGCCTGATTAA
- a CDS encoding cupin domain-containing protein yields the protein MQKQSAHFSFGNETEIEDLGNGLKRQMLGYNEELMAVKIWFSEGAIGYNHAHRHSQVTYVVEGEFHFNIDGVTKILKAGDSCFIPPFADHGATCPTGGILIDTFSPAREDFLED from the coding sequence ATGCAAAAGCAAAGCGCACACTTTTCATTTGGTAACGAAACCGAAATTGAAGATTTAGGTAACGGCTTAAAACGTCAAATGCTTGGCTATAACGAAGAGCTTATGGCGGTAAAAATTTGGTTTTCTGAGGGCGCAATTGGTTATAACCATGCACATAGGCACTCTCAGGTAACGTACGTAGTTGAAGGTGAGTTTCACTTTAATATAGACGGCGTTACAAAAATATTAAAAGCGGGAGATAGCTGCTTTATTCCACCCTTTGCCGATCATGGTGCAACGTGCCCAACGGGCGGTATTTTAATTGATACCTTTAGCCCTGCTCGTGAAGACTTTCTTGAGGATTAA
- a CDS encoding heparinase II/III domain-containing protein → MNLSRGKTYFKTAGVTASALLFSLNAYAAHPNLVITNDDVQQMRQAISTNSESKFATAFELLKTQVDEQIALPITVPVPKDGGGGYTHERHKKNYQLMYNAGVIYQLSKDEKYANYVRDMLLAYAELYPTLDVHPKRKVKSQNPGKLFWQSLNEAMWLVYTIQAYDLIHNSLSAKNIKTIEDDLLRPISLFMSEGQPSTFNKVHNHGTWATAGVGMAGYVLDEPEWVEKSLFDLKKSGKGGFVKQLEMLFSPQGYYNEGPYYQRFALLPFVTFAKAIENNEPEREIFQYRDGILLKAIDTTIQLSYNGLFFPINDAIKSKGIDTIELVQGVTAAYGLTNDAGYLDIAKKQDQIILSGDGLKVAQALDKNMQKPYKFKSVAFGDGNDGKQGALVVMRSDVGGDQALLFKPAAQGLGHGHFDKLTWQFYDKGNEIVSDYGAARFLNVEAKYGGRYLPENETYAKHTVAHNTVVVDETTHFNANVEVGNNNYPTLNYFETNKYGTVSSGEISTAYKGVNLERTLALVNLPELDSTITVDIFNVDATKAHKFDLPLHYKGQLIDTSFKLAGNTQQLSALGDKNGYQHLWLKAQATPKEGLAKVTWLNDNGRFYTQTSLVKGDESFLFTQIGANDPHFNLRNENGFIRRVNKAKQHKFISILEPHGEYNPSKEYTLEANSRVTSLKYTEQGSLLLVEVDIKNNTYLVAINKSDTVTKNTFTYQNKAFTLNGRLGVYMMKNNQE, encoded by the coding sequence ATGAATTTATCTCGAGGTAAAACCTATTTCAAAACTGCTGGTGTGACTGCTTCCGCCTTACTATTTTCTTTAAATGCCTATGCTGCACACCCTAATTTGGTAATAACCAATGACGATGTTCAGCAAATGCGCCAAGCTATAAGCACTAACAGTGAGAGTAAATTTGCCACTGCGTTTGAATTGTTAAAAACGCAGGTAGATGAGCAAATAGCGCTGCCAATAACGGTGCCTGTTCCTAAAGATGGCGGAGGTGGTTACACCCACGAACGCCATAAAAAGAACTATCAGCTTATGTATAACGCGGGTGTTATTTATCAGCTAAGTAAAGATGAAAAGTACGCAAATTATGTTCGCGATATGCTACTTGCTTACGCAGAGTTATACCCAACGCTTGATGTGCACCCTAAGCGTAAAGTTAAGTCGCAAAACCCGGGTAAATTATTTTGGCAAAGTCTAAATGAGGCAATGTGGCTTGTTTATACCATTCAAGCATACGACCTAATACATAACTCTTTAAGTGCTAAAAACATTAAAACAATTGAAGATGACTTACTGCGCCCAATTTCGTTATTTATGTCTGAGGGACAACCTTCAACCTTTAATAAAGTACACAATCATGGCACATGGGCAACGGCAGGCGTGGGCATGGCAGGTTACGTATTAGACGAGCCTGAGTGGGTTGAAAAATCATTATTTGATTTAAAAAAATCAGGTAAGGGTGGGTTTGTTAAACAGTTAGAAATGCTATTTTCGCCGCAAGGCTATTATAACGAAGGCCCTTATTATCAACGTTTTGCGCTACTACCGTTTGTAACGTTTGCAAAGGCAATTGAAAACAACGAGCCAGAGCGTGAAATATTCCAATACCGCGATGGCATATTATTAAAAGCCATTGATACCACCATTCAGCTTAGCTACAACGGTTTATTTTTTCCTATAAACGATGCCATAAAAAGTAAAGGTATTGACACTATAGAGCTTGTGCAAGGTGTTACAGCCGCTTATGGGTTAACAAACGATGCCGGTTATTTAGATATAGCTAAAAAACAAGATCAAATTATCTTATCGGGAGACGGCCTAAAGGTTGCGCAAGCGCTCGATAAAAATATGCAAAAGCCATATAAATTTAAATCAGTTGCTTTTGGTGACGGAAACGATGGTAAGCAAGGCGCATTAGTTGTTATGCGCAGTGACGTAGGTGGCGATCAAGCCTTATTGTTTAAGCCGGCCGCACAAGGCTTAGGCCATGGTCATTTTGATAAGCTTACATGGCAGTTTTACGATAAAGGTAACGAAATTGTATCTGACTATGGGGCTGCACGTTTTTTAAACGTTGAAGCAAAATACGGCGGGCGTTACCTACCAGAAAACGAAACCTATGCAAAACACACCGTTGCGCACAATACGGTTGTGGTTGATGAAACCACGCACTTTAATGCCAATGTTGAAGTGGGTAATAACAATTATCCTACGCTTAATTATTTCGAAACCAATAAATACGGTACGGTTTCAAGTGGTGAAATTAGCACAGCGTACAAAGGCGTAAACTTAGAGCGTACTTTAGCGCTGGTTAACTTACCTGAGCTAGATAGCACAATTACTGTTGATATTTTTAATGTAGATGCAACTAAAGCGCACAAGTTTGATTTACCGCTACATTATAAAGGCCAGCTAATAGATACAAGTTTTAAATTAGCAGGTAACACTCAACAGTTATCAGCTTTAGGGGATAAAAACGGGTATCAACATTTATGGCTTAAAGCTCAAGCAACACCTAAAGAAGGGCTTGCTAAAGTAACTTGGCTCAATGATAACGGGCGTTTTTACACACAAACTAGTTTAGTTAAAGGGGATGAGTCTTTCTTGTTCACGCAAATAGGTGCAAACGATCCGCACTTTAACTTGCGCAACGAAAACGGTTTTATTCGCAGAGTAAACAAAGCCAAGCAACATAAGTTTATCTCTATTTTAGAGCCGCACGGCGAATATAATCCAAGCAAAGAATACACCTTAGAGGCGAACAGCAGAGTAACCTCACTTAAATATACCGAACAAGGTAGCTTATTACTCGTTGAAGTAGACATTAAAAATAACACTTACCTTGTTGCAATAAATAAATCTGACACAGTCACGAAAAATACATTCACTTATCAAAATAAAGCATTCACTTTAAACGGCCGTCTTGGCGTTTATATGATGAAGAATAATCAGGAGTAA
- a CDS encoding chondroitinase-B domain-containing protein, producing MRLINIIKLSLVLIGCSSTQLAAKDYFIDSKQAFKEISGDLVAGDKVTLKDGTWSDFEILLQGQGTKNAPISLSAQTKGKVILSGQSNLRLAGTYLKVSGLVFKNGYTPSSAVIEFRKNKNELATHSRVTQVVIDNYNNPDKRESDYWVALYGKHNRFDHSHLIGKRNKGVTVAVRLNSEQSQQNYHQIDHNFFGYRPTFGSNGGETLRIGTSHYSLSDSFTVVENNYFERTNGEVEIISVKSGKNQIRNNVFFESRGTLTLRHGNGNVIEENIFFGNGVDHTGGIRIINKDQIVRNNYLEGLTGYRFGSGFTVMNGVPNSPINRYHQVENATIENNTFVNVSHVQLAAGSDAERSAAPINSVMKNNLIINQNGEQPFTTFDDVSGIALTNNVANTTVLKELAYGVKKQNVTLSKASNGLLYPKSSKVKAGAKRGLKVLKKDDTGVSWYPKIAQVVEFDSGKTHQVKANVSDLLNAINNAQSGDVLALADGQYDVSKLIKISKALTIKAKNPGKAKLTYQRSTLFEIHDGGSLKLDGLVISGESAPDAIGNSVVRTQKWGMVDNYRFEIHNSQLIKLDINHSFHFFVTGKGAMADEITLTNNTFDNVTGDILRLNTEIEDLGIYNAEYVTIKGNKFNDVAGAVVKLYRGGSDESTFGPHLLISNNTLTNVGLGKRNKKQASVYAHGVQVSNITNNEFKKSAVIKIEHTVGEPKTAITNNKFDATKAPSVKELRVSGPHTAIIKNNNVLNKAG from the coding sequence ATGCGTTTAATTAATATAATAAAGCTTAGCCTAGTTCTTATTGGATGCTCATCCACACAATTGGCAGCCAAAGATTATTTTATAGATAGTAAACAAGCTTTTAAGGAAATTTCTGGCGATTTAGTTGCCGGTGATAAAGTAACTCTCAAAGACGGTACGTGGTCTGATTTCGAAATATTATTACAAGGCCAAGGTACTAAAAACGCACCAATTTCACTGAGCGCACAAACCAAAGGTAAAGTAATTTTATCCGGGCAATCTAATTTAAGATTAGCAGGTACCTATTTAAAAGTGTCTGGCCTTGTGTTTAAAAATGGTTATACGCCCAGTTCCGCTGTTATTGAATTTCGTAAAAACAAGAATGAACTAGCTACACATTCACGTGTAACCCAAGTTGTTATCGACAACTACAATAACCCAGATAAACGTGAGTCAGATTACTGGGTGGCTTTATATGGTAAGCACAACCGCTTTGATCACAGCCATTTAATTGGCAAGCGAAACAAAGGTGTTACGGTTGCTGTAAGATTAAATAGCGAGCAAAGTCAGCAAAATTATCACCAAATAGATCATAACTTTTTTGGTTACCGTCCTACTTTTGGCTCTAATGGTGGTGAAACCCTGCGTATTGGCACCAGCCATTACTCACTAAGTGATTCATTTACAGTAGTTGAAAACAATTACTTTGAACGCACTAACGGTGAAGTAGAAATTATCTCAGTAAAATCAGGTAAAAACCAAATTCGTAATAACGTATTTTTTGAATCCCGCGGTACGTTAACCCTTCGCCATGGTAATGGCAATGTAATTGAAGAGAACATCTTCTTTGGTAATGGCGTAGACCATACTGGCGGTATTCGTATTATCAACAAAGACCAAATTGTAAGAAACAACTACCTTGAAGGGCTCACAGGTTACCGATTTGGTAGTGGATTTACCGTTATGAACGGTGTACCAAACTCGCCAATTAACCGTTACCACCAAGTTGAAAACGCAACAATAGAAAACAACACCTTTGTAAATGTAAGCCATGTACAACTTGCTGCAGGTAGCGATGCAGAGCGAAGTGCAGCACCTATTAACAGCGTAATGAAAAACAACCTGATTATTAATCAAAATGGCGAGCAGCCATTTACTACATTTGATGATGTAAGTGGTATTGCTTTGACCAATAACGTTGCAAATACCACGGTATTAAAAGAGCTTGCTTATGGTGTTAAAAAGCAAAATGTAACACTTAGTAAAGCAAGTAACGGCTTACTTTACCCTAAATCAAGTAAAGTTAAAGCAGGTGCTAAACGTGGTTTAAAAGTGCTAAAAAAGGACGATACCGGCGTTAGTTGGTATCCAAAAATAGCACAGGTTGTTGAATTTGACTCAGGTAAAACGCATCAAGTTAAAGCAAATGTAAGCGACCTACTTAATGCAATTAATAACGCCCAATCTGGAGATGTGCTAGCGCTTGCTGATGGCCAATACGATGTATCAAAACTTATTAAAATTAGTAAAGCACTTACAATTAAAGCTAAAAACCCAGGTAAAGCTAAGCTTACTTATCAGCGTTCTACTTTATTTGAAATTCACGATGGCGGTAGCCTAAAGCTAGATGGTTTAGTTATCTCTGGTGAAAGCGCACCCGATGCCATAGGCAACAGTGTAGTACGTACTCAAAAATGGGGTATGGTCGATAACTACCGTTTTGAAATTCATAACTCGCAGTTAATTAAGTTAGATATTAATCACTCGTTTCACTTTTTTGTAACGGGTAAAGGTGCAATGGCTGATGAAATTACACTAACAAATAATACCTTTGACAACGTAACCGGTGACATATTACGCCTTAACACAGAAATAGAAGACCTAGGTATTTATAACGCTGAATACGTTACGATAAAAGGTAATAAATTTAACGATGTAGCGGGTGCGGTTGTTAAACTTTACCGTGGTGGAAGTGACGAAAGCACCTTTGGGCCTCATCTTCTAATAAGTAATAATACGTTAACTAACGTGGGCTTAGGTAAGCGTAATAAAAAACAAGCTAGCGTGTATGCCCATGGAGTGCAAGTAAGTAATATTACTAACAACGAGTTTAAAAAATCGGCAGTTATTAAAATTGAGCACACTGTAGGTGAGCCTAAAACAGCAATCACAAATAATAAGTTTGATGCAACCAAAGCGCCGAGCGTTAAAGAGTTAAGAGTATCAGGGCCGCACACGGCAATAATTAAAAACAATAACGTACTAAATAAGGCGGGGTAA
- a CDS encoding NAD(P)-dependent oxidoreductase — protein sequence MSKPVIGFIGLGLMGGNMAENLQNKGYELIVMDLNKDAVAACVSRGAKTASTAKELAEGADIVMFCLTTSAVVEKIVYAEDGILAGIKEGAVLVDFGTSIPSSTKKIGADLAAKGAGMIDAPLGRTPAHAKDGLLNIMAAGDIDTFNKVKPVLEDQGENVFHLGELGAGHTTKLINNFMGMTTVCAMSQAFAVADKAGVDRQQLFDIMSTGPSNSPFMQFCKNYAVDNVSDLGFSIANANKDLGYFLQMVSDLGTESKIAEGSSANLQAAFDAGMGQGNVPEIFDYFKSLEK from the coding sequence ATGTCAAAACCAGTAATCGGTTTTATCGGCCTAGGCTTAATGGGCGGCAATATGGCCGAAAATTTACAGAACAAAGGCTATGAGCTTATTGTTATGGATTTAAACAAAGATGCTGTTGCTGCATGTGTCAGCCGTGGCGCAAAAACAGCAAGCACAGCAAAAGAGCTAGCTGAGGGTGCCGACATTGTTATGTTTTGTCTTACGACCTCTGCCGTTGTTGAGAAAATTGTATACGCAGAAGATGGCATTTTAGCGGGTATTAAAGAAGGTGCTGTTTTAGTTGATTTTGGTACATCAATTCCATCGTCTACTAAAAAAATTGGTGCAGACTTAGCTGCTAAAGGCGCAGGTATGATTGACGCACCGCTTGGCCGTACTCCAGCACACGCTAAAGATGGTTTACTTAACATTATGGCAGCAGGCGACATTGATACATTTAATAAAGTTAAGCCAGTACTTGAAGATCAAGGCGAAAATGTATTCCACCTGGGTGAACTAGGAGCAGGCCATACAACTAAGTTAATTAATAACTTTATGGGTATGACCACAGTATGTGCAATGTCTCAGGCCTTTGCAGTTGCTGACAAAGCAGGTGTTGATCGTCAACAGTTATTCGACATTATGTCTACTGGCCCATCTAACTCGCCATTTATGCAATTTTGTAAAAACTACGCGGTAGATAATGTAAGCGACCTTGGTTTTTCAATTGCTAATGCAAACAAAGATTTAGGTTACTTTTTGCAAATGGTTTCTGACCTTGGCACTGAGTCTAAAATAGCTGAAGGTTCATCTGCTAACTTACAAGCTGCATTTGATGCGGGTATGGGGCAGGGCAACGTACCTGAGATTTTTGATTACTTTAAATCTCTAGAAAAGTAA
- the gloA gene encoding lactoylglutathione lyase, whose amino-acid sequence MRLLHTMLRVADLEKSLSFYTEVLGMKELRRSDNEDYRYTLAFVGYGEEENNTVLELTYNWDQDSYDHGNAYGHIAIEFDDIYKACEDIKAAGGNVSREPGPVKGGTTEIAFVKDPDGYAIELIQKKEKMSEF is encoded by the coding sequence ATGCGTTTATTACACACAATGTTGCGTGTAGCCGACTTAGAAAAATCACTTTCTTTTTATACAGAAGTTTTGGGAATGAAAGAGCTGCGTCGCTCAGATAACGAAGATTACCGCTATACATTGGCTTTTGTTGGTTATGGTGAGGAAGAAAATAATACGGTATTAGAACTTACTTATAATTGGGATCAAGACAGCTACGACCATGGTAATGCATACGGCCATATAGCTATTGAATTTGACGATATTTATAAAGCATGTGAGGACATAAAAGCTGCCGGTGGTAATGTTAGCCGCGAGCCCGGCCCTGTAAAAGGAGGCACTACTGAAATAGCCTTTGTGAAAGACCCTGACGGTTATGCTATTGAGCTTATTCAGAAAAAAGAAAAAATGAGTGAGTTTTAA
- a CDS encoding DksA/TraR family C4-type zinc finger protein yields the protein MASGWARDGAIQDQIDASVNDAVQYARQNLISGASAEYCDECDCEIPQARRLALPGVRYCVACQSELESQGKKLNAVNRRASKDSQLR from the coding sequence ATGGCTAGTGGTTGGGCGCGTGATGGCGCAATCCAGGATCAAATCGATGCGAGTGTTAATGATGCCGTGCAATACGCAAGGCAAAACTTAATTTCTGGTGCAAGTGCAGAGTATTGCGATGAATGTGATTGTGAGATCCCGCAGGCTCGCAGGTTGGCATTACCAGGTGTTAGGTATTGTGTAGCGTGCCAAAGTGAGCTTGAGTCTCAGGGTAAAAAACTAAATGCAGTTAATCGCCGTGCGAGTAAAGATAGCCAATTACGATGA